The Bacillota bacterium sequence ATTCAGGAGAAGATGCGTAAAACTGTTGTTTTCGTGACCCATGACATTGACGAGGCCATTAAAATGGGGGATAAGATTGCCGTTATGCGAGAGGGGAAACTCGTCCAGTATGATCCGCCTGAAAGGCTCCTTACTGCGCCCCGAGATGATTTCGTGGAAAGACTGGTCGGCCATAACCGAACCCTGAAGAGGCTTCATTTAATTCAAGTCAAGGAGGTGGTTCGGAAAGAGGTGCCGGTTGTAAGCCCCGAAAGTTCTCTGGAAGATGTGGCGCGGGTCTCCAGTCAGAGTAAAATCCGGGCGGCTTTTGTCGTAGATCCGCACAGGAGACTGCTTGGAGTGGTTCCGATTAATAAACTGAATCACTGGAACGGGAGCGCGCGAGCAGGGGACGTTCTCGAGCGGCTGCATAATATCGTAGAGGCGAAAGCAACTCTAAACGATGCCCTGTCTGTGATGTTGAACTGCGGGGAGTGGTATGTGGCGGTTTTAAACAATAACACGGAGTTTGAAGGGATCGTAACATTAGGGAACCTGCTGGAGTTGATGAAAGAGGATGCGGCTTAATAAGAGGTTGGCCCGGTTCGGCATTCCCCTCGTGTTGCTTCCGGGGGCCGGGTTTCTCGTTGTCTGGTATTTTGTGAAAAACCCG is a genomic window containing:
- a CDS encoding betaine/proline/choline family ABC transporter ATP-binding protein (Members of the family are the ATP-binding subunit of ABC transporters for substrates such as betaine, L-proline or other amino acids, choline, carnitine, etc. The substrate specificity is best determined from the substrate-binding subunit, rather than this subunit, as it interacts with the permease subunit and not with substrate directly.) yields the protein MIRLELVTKIYPGQKNPVVNELSLEVPAGEVCILLGPSGCGKTTTLKMINRLVEPTSGEIYINGRNNQDLDPIKLRLNIGYVIQEVGLFPHMTIAENIATVPREKKWPEEKIRARVHEMLRLVGLEPDLYGGRKPAALSGGQRQRVGVARALAADPPILLMDEPFGAVDPITRAHLQNEFLRIQEKMRKTVVFVTHDIDEAIKMGDKIAVMREGKLVQYDPPERLLTAPRDDFVERLVGHNRTLKRLHLIQVKEVVRKEVPVVSPESSLEDVARVSSQSKIRAAFVVDPHRRLLGVVPINKLNHWNGSARAGDVLERLHNIVEAKATLNDALSVMLNCGEWYVAVLNNNTEFEGIVTLGNLLELMKEDAA